A genomic stretch from Phaenicophaeus curvirostris isolate KB17595 unplaced genomic scaffold, BPBGC_Pcur_1.0 scaffold_84, whole genome shotgun sequence includes:
- the ZNF668 gene encoding zinc finger protein 668 isoform X1 — translation MEGGDVRGGGGTLGDGRGGTLGDVPGRIHGDVHGGTHGDGHGRTLGDVPGRIHEDVDGGTHEDVPIDLHGGTRRAGGGGGTLGDGHGAARGDVHGRIHGDVAGGTLGDGHGGAPGALPGGGTPGDVHGGPRGDLPALSPLTPCPPTPGRATPPATSRSRSATAARSRGGSITTDASEAPGDASKASGDATSGSKPPRDASRTSGDVNGGSEPPGDASKPPGDASKIWGDASKILGGATSGSESPVGASKPLGDASKPPRDAFKPWEGTTSGSEAPVDALKPPVAASKPPVDASKPPGDASKPWEVTTSGSEAPVDAPKPRVDASKPPTDASKPWEGTTSGSEAPGDASKPPGDASKPPRDASKPWEGTTSGSEAPVDASNPLRDASKPWESTTSGSEGPVDASNPLGDASKPWESTTSGSEAPVDASNPLRDASKPWESTTSGSEAPVDASNPPRDASKPWEGTTSGSEAPVDASNPLRDASKPWEVTTSGSEGPGDASKPPVDASKPPRDASKPWESTTSGSKGPVDASNPPRDASKPWESTTSGSEAPVDASNPLRDASKPWEGTTSGSEAPVDASNPLRDASKPWESTTSGSEAPGDASKPPVDASKPWESTTSGSEAPGDASNTLRDASKPWGGTTSGSEGPVDASNPLRDASKQWEGTTSGSEAPVDASNPPVDASNPPVDASKPSGTSCEPSSSSSSPPGGGRRRRPSPPFPCGACAKSYGTLAKLAIHQRAHTGERPFSCPECPKAFADPSVYRKHRRAHAGLRPHRCGACPKAYAERKDLRNHQRVHTGERPFLCAECGKSFGRASSLACHQRIHAPRKPYACGTCGKAFTQLSSFQSHRRVHTGERPFLCPQCGRTFADPSSFRRHQRAHQGLKPYGCGECGKAFRQPADLAVHRRTHTGERPWRCGDCGKAFVASWDLKRHRLSHSGERPWRCGDCGKGFGERAALGKHRRTHSGERPYACGRCGKGFGGASGLRKHERTHGKGQEGGSGGAGQAAGKMAAGGEVGVAAVGAGGKAAAGIEVNVAVVGVNVAALGAGSKVVAGVEVNMAALGTNMAALGTNMAALGAGSKMAAGVDPNMAALGAGSKMAAGVDPNMAALGAGGKMAAGVDPNMAALGAGGKMAAFGGKMAAGVDPNMAALGVNMAALGAGTKMAAGVDPNMAALGTNMAALGAESKMAAGVDPNMAALGSESKMAAGDDLKMAAIGTKMAALGTNMAALGAGGKMAALGGKMAAGVDPNMAALGVNMAAIGANMAAGLGLRGCGVAGGGHDGAGGGHDVASGGHDGASGGHDGASGGHDGASSSHDMASGGHDVASGGHDGASGGHVTSDGHDVAGGGHDGAGGGHDVASGGHDGAGGGHDVASGGHDGASGGHDGAGGGHDVASSGHDVASGGHDVATGGHDGASGHFVASGSHDVASGGHDVASGGHDGAVGGHDVASGSHDVASGGHDGRPVPCPQCPRRFLCRAGLRRHQRRHRHQDTPPP, via the exons ATGGAGGGCGGGGACGTCCGAGGTGGGGGAGGAACCCTTGGAGATGGTCGTGGAGGAACCCTTGGAGATGTTCCTGGAAGAATCCATGGAGATGTTCATGGAGGAACCCACGGAGATGGTCATGGAAGAACCCTTGGAGATGTTCCTGGAAGAATCCATGAAGATGTTGATGGTGGAACCCATGAGGACGTTCCCATAGATCTCCACGGAGGAACCCGTAGAGCTGGTGGGGGTGGAGGAACCCTTGGAGATGGTCATGGAGCAGCCCGTGGAGACGTTCATGGAAGAATCCATGGAGACGTTGCTGGTGGAACCCTTGGAGATGGTCATGGAGGAGCCCCTGGAGCCCTTCCTGGTGGAGGaacccctggagatgttcatgGAGGACCCCGTGGGGACCTCCCTGCCCTGTCCCCCCTCACTCCGTGCCCCCCGACGCCCGGAAGAGCCACCCCCCCCGccaccagcaggtccagaagcGCCACGGCCGCCAGGTCCCGAGGTGGCTCCATCACCACCGACGCCTCCGAAGCGcctggagatgcctccaaagcCTCAGGAGATGCCACCAGTGGATCCAAACCCCCCAGAGATGCCTCCAGAACATCAGGAGATGTTAACGGTGGATCTGAACCCcctggagatgcctccaaaccccctggagatgcctccaaaatATGGGGAGATGCCTCCAAAATATTAGGAGGTGCCACCAGTGGATCTGAATCCCCCGTAGGTGCCTCCAAACCCCttggagatgcctccaaaccccccaGAGATGCCTTCAAACCATGGGAAGGCACCACTAGTGGATCCGAAGCCCCcgtagatgccctcaaaccccctgtagctgcctccaaaccccccgtagatgcctccaaaccccccggagatgcctccaaaccatGGGAAGTCACCACTAGTGGATCTGAAGCCCCCGTAGACGCCCCCAAACCCCGTgtagatgcctccaaaccccctaCAGATGCCTCCAAACCATGGGAAGGCACCACTAGTGGATCCGAAGCCcctggagatgcctccaaaccccctggagatgcctccaaaccccccagagatgcctccaaaccatGGGAAGGTACAACTAGTGGATCCGAAGCCCCCGTAGATGCCTCCAACCCCCTcagagatgcctccaaaccatGGGAAAGTACAACTAGTGGATCCGAAGGCCCCGTAGATGCCTCCAACCCCCTcggagatgcctccaaaccatGGGAAAGTACAACTAGTGGATCCGAAGCCCCCGTAGATGCCTCCAACCCCCTcagagatgcctccaaaccatGGGAAAGTACAACTAGTGGATCCGAAGCCCCCGTAGATGCCTCCAACCCCCCccgagatgcctccaaaccatGGGAAGGTACAACTAGTGGATCCGAAGCCCCCGTAGATGCCTCCAACCCCCTcagagatgcctccaaaccatGGGAAGTCACCACTAGTGGATCTGAAGGCcctggagatgcctccaaaccccctgtagatgcctccaaaccccccagagatgcctccaaaccatGGGAAAGTACAACTAGTGGATCCAAAGGCCCCGTAGATGCCTCCAACCCCCCcagagatgcctccaaaccatGGGAAA GTACAACTAGTGGATCCGAAGCCCCCGTAGATGCCTCCAACCCCCTcagagatgcctccaaaccatGGGAAGGTACAACTAGTGGATCCGAAGCCCCCGTAGATGCCTCCAACCCCCTcagagatgcctccaaaccatGGGAAAGTACAACTAGTGGATCCGAAGCCcctggagatgcctccaaaccccctgtAGATGCCTCCAAACCATGGGAAAGTACAACTAGTGGATCCGAAGCCCCTGGAGATGCCTCCAACACCCTcagagatgcctccaaaccatGGGGAGGTACAACTAGTGGATCCGAAGGCCCCGTAGATGCCTCCAACCCCCTCAGAGATGCCTCCAAGCAATGGGAAGGTACAACTAGTGGATCCGAAGCCCCCGTAGATGCCTCCAACCCCCCCGTAGACGCCTCCAACCCCCCCGTAGATGCCTCCAAGCCCTCCGGAACGTCCTGCGAGCCCTCGTCGTCGTCGTCCTCGCCTCCCGGCGGCGGCCGTCGCCGGCGCCCGTCTCCTCCCTTCCCGTGCGGGGCCTGCGCCAAGTCGTACGGCACGCTGGCCAAGCTGGCCATCCACCAGCGGGCCCACACGGGCGAGcggcccttctcctgccccgaGTGCCCCAAGGCCTTCGCCGACCCTTCCGTTTACCGCAAGCACCGGCGGGCCCACGCCGGGCTGCGCCCCCACCGCTGCGGCGCCTGCCCCAAGGCCTACGCCGAGCGCAAGGACCTGCGCAACCACCAGCGGGTGCACACGGGCGAGAGGCCCTTCCTGTGCGCCGAGTGCGGCAAGAGCTTCGGGCGGGCCTCGTCGCTCGCCTGCCACCAGCGCATCCACGCGCCGCGCAAGCCCTACGCCTGCGGCACCTGCGGCAAAGCCTTCACCCAGCTCTCCTCCTTCCAGAGCCACCGGCGGGTCCACACGGGCGAGAGGCCCTTCCTGTGCCCGCAGTGCGGCCGCACCTTCGCCGACCCCTCCAGCTTCCGGCGCCACCAACGCGCCCACCAGGGCCTCAAACCCTACGGGTGCGGCGAGTGCGGCAAAGCCTTCCGGCAGCCCGCCGACCTGGCCGTCCACCGGCGCACCCACACCGGCGAGAGGCCCTGGCGCTGCGGCGACTGCGGCAAAGCCTTCGTGGCCTCCTGGGATCTCAAGCGGCACCGGCTGAGCCACAGCGGCGAGCGGCCCTGGCGCTGCGGCGACTGCGGCAAAGGGTTCGGGGAGAGGGCGGCGCTGGGCAAGCACCGCAGGACGCACTCGGGCGAGAGGCCCTACGCCTGCGGGCGCTGCGGGAAGGGCTTCGGCGGCGCCTCCGGCTTGAGGAAGCACGAGAGGACGCACGGCAAGggccaggagggaggcagcggcggcgccgggcagGCTGCGGGCAAGATGGCCGCCGGGGGGGAGGTGGGTGTGGCTGCCGTTGGCGCCGGGGGCAAGGCGGCGGCTGGAATTGAGGTCAACGTGGCCGTTGTGGGCGTCAACGTGGCCGCGCTCGGGGCTGGGAGCAAGGTGGTGGCTGGGGTTGAGGTCAACATGGCCGCCCTCGGCACCAACATGGCCGCCCTCGGCACCAACATGGCCGCCCTCGGGGCTGGGAGCAAGATGGCGGCCGGGGTTGACCCCAACATGGCCGCCCTCGGGGCTGGGAGCAAGATGGCGGCCGGGGTTGACCCCAACATGGCCGCCCTCGGGGCTGGGGGCAAGATGGCGGCCGGGGTTGACCCCAACATGGCCGCCCTTGGTGCTGGGGGCAAGATGGCCGCCTTTGGAGGCAAGATGGCGGCTGGGGTTGACCCCAACATGGCCGCCCTGGGGGTCAACATGGCCGCCCTCGGGGCTGGGACCAAGATGGCAGCCGGGGTTGACCCCAACATGGCCGCCCTCGGCACCAACATGGCCGCCCTCGGGGCTGAGAGCAAGATGGCGGCTGGGGTTGACCCCAATATGGCCGCCCTCGGGTCTGAGAGCAAGATGGCGGCTGGGGATGACCTCAAGATGGCCGCCATTGGCACTAAGATGGCCGCCCTTGGGACCAACATGGCCGCCCTCGGGGCTGGGGGCAAGATGGCCGCCCTAGGAGGCAAGATGGCGGCTGGGGTTGACCCCAACATGGCCGCCCTGGGGGTCAACATGGCCGCCATTGGTGCCAACATGGCCGCCGGGCTGGGCCTGAGGGGCTGCGGGGTGGCTGGTGGCGGCCATGATGGGGCTGGTGGCGGCCATGATGTGGCTAGCGGCGGCCATGATGGGGCTAGCGGCGGCCATGATGGGGCTAGTGGCGGCCATGATGGGGCTAGCAGCAGCCATGATATGGCTAGTGGCGGCCATGATGTGGCTAGCGGCGGCCATGATGGGGCTAGTGGCGGCCATGTGACTAGCGACGGCCATGATGTGGCTGGTGGCGGCCATGATGGGGCTGGTGGCGGCCATGATGTGGCTAGCGGCGGCCATGATGGGGCTGGTGGCGGCCATGATGTGGCTAGTGGCGGCCATGATGGGGCTAGTGGCGGCCATGATGGGGCTGGTGGCGGCCATGATGTGGCTAGCAGCGGCCATGATGTGGCTAGTGGCGGCCATGATGTGGCTACTGGTGGCCATGATGGGGCTAGTGGCCATTTTGTGGCTAGCGGCAGCCATGATGTGGCTAGTGGCGGCCATGATGTGGCTAGTGGCGGCCATGATGGGGCTGTGGGCGGCCATGATGTGGCTAGTGGCAGCCATGATGTGGCTAGCGGCGGCCATGACGGGCGCCCCGTGCcgtgcccccagtgccctcgGCGCTTCCTGTGCCGCGCGGGGCTGCGGCGCCACCAGCGGCGCCACCGGCACCAGGACACGCCCCCTccctga